In one Bombus fervidus isolate BK054 chromosome 16, iyBomFerv1, whole genome shotgun sequence genomic region, the following are encoded:
- the Acc gene encoding acetyl-CoA carboxylase isoform X5, translating to MKSVLLHRERFVTGNIDREADDKENSEQDVNRSNDSSSTMSENPVSFVVGEPDNDRSEELEIEDSFPSESYDITTTQVQQNAMAGLIERRKRLRPSMSQGTVMIQTQSRLQEKDFTIATPEEFVHRFGGTKVINKVLIANNGIAAVKCMRSIRRWSYEMFKNERAVRFVVMVTPEDLKANAEYIKMADQYVPVPGGTNNNNYANVELIVDIAVRTQVQAVWAGWGHASENPKLPELLHKNNMCFIGPSERAMWALGDKIASSIVAQTADVPTLPWSGSELKAQYSGKKIKISSELFKKGCVSTVEECLAAANKIGFPIMVKASEGGGGKGIRKVENAEELPTLFRQVQTEIPGSPIFIMKLAKCARHLEVQLLADNYGNAISLFGRDCSIQRRHQKIIEEAPAVVAKPEVFEEMEKAAVRLAKMVGYVSAGTVEYLYDTSGRYYFLELNPRLQVEHPCTEMVSDVNLPAAQLQIAMGLPLHHIKDIRLLYGESPWGDSVIDFDQPRHKPQPWGHVIAARITSENPDEGFKPSSGTVQELNFRSSKNVWGYFSVAASGGLHEFADSQFGHCFSWGEDRNQARENLVIALKELSIRGDFRTTVEYLITLLETESFQQNNIDTAWLDLLIAERVRSDKPDVLLAITCGALHIADRTITAAFTGFQTALEKGQIQASNDLDNVIDVELINDGYKYKIQTAKSGPNSYFLVMNGSYKEVELHRLSDGGLLLSLDGASFTTYMREEVDRYRIIIGNQTCIFEKDNDPSLLRSPSAGKLISYLVEDGGHVNAGQAYAEIEVMKMVMTITASEAGSVFYVKRPGAILEAGTLIAQLELDDPSLVTKAQEYTGKFPETVAPAISEKLNHLHAEYRTALENTLGGYCLPDPYHVPRVRELLEKFMNSLRDPSLPLLELQEVIATISGRIPISVEKKIRKLMSLYERNITSVLAQFPSQQIAAVIDGHAASLSKRSERDVFFLTTEAIVQLVQRYRNGIRGRMKTAVHELLRQYYTVESQFQQGHYDKCVSALIDEYKDDVATITAMIFSHNQVTKKNVLVTMLIDHLWANEPGLTDELSSTLTELTSLNRTEHSRVALRARQILIAAHQPAYELRHNQMESIFLSAVDMYGHDFHPENLEKLILSETSIFDILHDFFYHSNRTVCNAALEVYVRRSYISYELTCVQHLELSGEVPLVHFQFLLPNNHPNIQNQSSVNHRVGAMAAFQDMDQFTRYSDEVFDLLEDLSSITSTSAKVLAEAVDAAASESRHSTSINVSLSTAENTGTVEMGERSTEPVHILSIAVQEKENHDDVTMAKLFGDWCAANKEELISRDIRRITFTVLKKRQFPKFFTYRQRDGFVEDKIYRHLEPGCAFQLELNRMRTYDLEALPTSNQKMHLYLGRAKVAKGQQVTDYRFFIRSIIRHSDLITKEASFDYLHNEGERVLLEAMDELEVAFSHPLAKRTECNHIFLNFVPTVIMDPVRIEESVTSMVLRYGPRLWKLRVRQAEIKMTIRPAPGKPTSILRLCIANDSGYSIDLHLYMEATDPKTGIIRFESYPSSMVNGTWRPGPMHGLPISTPYLTKDYLQAKRFQAQSSGTTYVYDLPDMFRQQTEKMWIKHIEERPQCDITIPNPVMDCVELVLEGDNLVEQKRLPGENNVGMVAWRLRLYTPEYPVSGRDIILIANDLTHLIGSFGPKEDLVFCRASERARQLGIPRIYFSANSGARIGLAEEVKALFRIAWEDEDEPEKGFRYIYLTPDDYARLAPLNSVKTSLIEDKGESRYKITDIIGKDDGLGVENLKYAGMIAGETSKAYDEIVTISIVSCRAIGIGAYLVRLGQRVIQIENSHIILTGYKALNTVLGREVYASNNQLGGIQIMHNNGVSHATNVRDLEGVATALRWLSYCPKFKGAPLPILSAPFPDPVDREIMYVPTKAAYDPRFMLEGRIQNGTNYWESGFFDRGSWQEIMRPWAQTVVTGRARLGGIPCGVIAVETRTVELHLPADPANLDSEAKTISQAGQVWFPDSAYKTAQAIKDFGKEELPLFIFANWRGFSGGMKDMYEQIIKFGAYIVDGLREYTKPIFVYIPPNGELRGGAWAVVDPTINPRYMEMFADNTSRGGVLEPGGIVEIKFRTKDILKAMHRVDSVIQKLKENLANANSAEERTDIESQIRKREQLLEPMYRQVAVHFADLHDTPERMFEKNTIHDIIPWQKARKLLYWRLRRRLLEDEIKKEILSTQHTLDVRQVGAMLRRWFIEDKGATESYLWDQDEAATNWLENQRQDENSVVSRNITCVRQDAVVSRVKEALETCPEVRLNAILEIAHRLQPAERAELQRTLSQIETTTQEHHNDSSASS from the exons GCCCAGCATGTCGCAGGGTACGGTGATGATTCAGACGCAAAGCCGGTTACAGGAAAAGGACTTCACTATTGCCACACCTGAGGAGTTTGTTCATCGTTTCGGCGGTACCAAAGTTATCAACAAG GTCCTAATCGCCAACAACGGAATAGCGGCTGTAAAATGTATGCGTTCGATCCGACGATGGTCCTACGAAATGTTCAAGAACGAACGCGCCGTGCGTTTCGTCGTGATGGTCACTCCGGAAGATTTAAAAGCGAACGCGGAATATATCAAAATGGCAGATCAGTACGTACCCGTGCCAGGTGGAACCAACAATAACAATTATGCGAACGTCGAGCTGATCGTAGACATCGCTGTACGCACTCAGGTCCAGGCTGTATGGGCTGGTTGGGGTCATGCTTCTGAAAATCCAAAATTGCCAGAATTACTCCATAAAAATAACATGTGTTTCATTG ggCCATCCGAGAGAGCAATGTGGGCTCTTGGAGATAAAATCGCGTCAAGTATTGTAGCGCAAACTGCAGATGTACCGACACTTCCATGGTCAGGTTCGGAACTAAAGGCACAGTACAGcggaaaaaagataaaaatatcatcGGAACTTTTCAAGAAAGGGTGCGTTTCGACGGTAGAAGAATGCTTGGCAGCAGCTAACAAAATAGGCTTTCCTATAATGGTGAAAGCTAGCGAGGGAGGTGGTGGAAAAGGTATCAGAAAGGTGGAGAACGCTGAAGAATTGCCCACATTGTTTAG GCAGGTACAAACTGAAATACCTGGATCTCCGATATTCATTATGAAATTGGCAAAATGTGCTCGCCATTTAGAAGTTCAATTATTAGCTGACAATTATGGAAACGCGATATCGTTATTTGGTCGTGACTGTTCTATTCAGAGAAGACATCAAAAGATTATCGAAGAAGCGCCTGCTGTGGTTGCTAAACCCGAAGTCtttgaagaaatggaaaaa GCTGCTGTAAGATTGGCCAAAATGGTTGGATATGTCAGCGCAGGTACTGTCGAATACCTGTACGACACTTCTGGACGATATTACTTTTTGGAATTGAATCCACGTCTTCAAGTGGAACATCCGTGTACTGAGATGGTATCTGATGTTAATTTGCCCGCGGCACAACTTCAAATTGCTATGGGGTTACCATTGCATCATATTAAAGATATTCGTCTTCTTTATGGTGAAAGTCCATGGGGAGATAGCGTCATTGACTTCGATCAACCGAGACACAAACCCCAACCATGGGGTCACGTGATAGCTGCGAGAATTACTAGTGAAAATCCTGATGAAG GTTTTAAACCGAGTTCTGGTACGGTGCAAGAACTGAATTTCCGATCTTCGAAGAATGTTTGGGGTTACTTCTCAGTAGCAGCTTCCGGAGGTCTCCACGAATTTGCAGACTCACAATTCGGACATTGCTTCTCTTGGGGAGAAGATCGTAACCAGGCTCGAGAAAATTTGGTCATAGCTTTGAAAGAATTGAGCATTAGGGGTGATTTCAGAACCACCGTCGAATATTTGATTACGCTATTAGAAACTGAATCTTTCCAACAGAACAATATAGATACTGCGTGGCTTGATTTGTTGATTGCTGAACGTGTTAGGAGTGACAAACCGGATGTATTATTAGCCATAACATGCGGTGCGCTTCATATCGCTGATAGAACAATCACTGCCGCTTTTACTGGGTTTCAAACAGCATTGGAGAAAGGACAAATACAAGCCAGCAATGATTTAGATAATGTTATCGAC GTTGAACTCATTAACGACggatacaaatataaaatacagacTGCTAAGTCAGGCCCTAATAGTTATTTTCTTGTTATGAACGGTTCCTATAAAGAAGTAGAACTACACCGACTATCGGATGGAGGATTATTGCTCTCTTTGGATGGTGCAAGTTTCACGACTTACATGAGGGAGGAAGTCGATCGTTACAGGATCATCATTGGAAATCAAACCTGCATCTTCGAGAAGGACAACGATCCTTCTTTATTGAGGTCACCATCAGCTGGCAAACTAATTAGCTATCTAGTCGAAGATGGTGGTCACGTGAACGCTGGACAAGCATACGCTGAAATTGAAGTCATGAAAATGGTAATGACAATAACAGCGAGCGAAGCTGGTAGCGTCTTTTATGTTAAAAGACCAGGTGCCATTCTCGAGGCTGGTACCTTGATTGCTCAATTAGAATTGGACGATCCATCTCTGGTAACAAAAGCTCAGGAGTACACTGGTAAATTCCCGGAAACTGTAGCTCCAGCaatttctgaaaaattgaATCATCTTCATGCTGAATACAGAACAGCTTTAGAAAACACTCTAGGAGGATATTGTTTACCAGATCCGTACCACGTGCCTCGAGTACGAGAACTTCTTGAGAAATTCATGAATTCCCTTCGTGACCCTAGCTTACCATTACTCGAACTTCAAGAAGTGATTGCGACGATATCAGGAAGAATTCCGATTTCCGTAGAGAAAAAGATCAGGAAATTGATGTCGCTGTACGAAAGGAACATAACTTCTGTTTTAGCTCAATTTCCTAGTCAACAAATTGCTGCTGTGATCGATGGACATGCAGCAAGTCTTTCCAAGCGATCTGAACGCGACGTCTTCTTCTTAACTACCGAAGCTATAGTGCAACTGGTACAAAGATATAGGAACGGAATACGTGGAAGAATGAAGACCGCTGTTCACGAACTACTTCGACAATATTACACCGTTGAAAGCCAGTTCCAACAAGGACATTACGATAAATGTGTTTCTGCTTTAATCGATGAATACAAAGATGATGTAGCAACAATAACAGCTATGATTTTCAGCCATAACCAAGTCACGAAGAAGAACGTTTTGGTAACTATGCTCATAGATCATCTCTGGGCGAATGAACCTGGTCTTACGGACGAGTTATCGAGCACCCTAACGGAACTAACGAGCCTGAATCGTACAGAGCATAGTCGTGTCGCGTTACGTGCGAGACAGATTCTAATCGCTGCTCACCAACCTGCTTACGAGTTAAGACACAACCAAATGGAATCTATATTCCTGTCAGCGGTAGACATGTACGGCCATGATTTCCATCCAGAAAACTTAGAGAAACTTATCCTTTCCGAAACAtctattttcgatattttacatGACTTCTTTTACCATTCCAATCGTACAGTTTGCAATGCTGCTTTGGAGGTTTATGTTCGCAGATCTTATATCAGTTATGAGTTGACTTGCGTGCAACATCTGGAATTGTCTGGTGAAGTACCGCTTGtacatttccaatttttactGCCTAACAATCATCCTAACATACAAAACCAATCTTCGGTTAATCACAGAGTCGGGGCTATGGCAGCTTTCCAAGACATGGATCAATTCACCCGATATTCCGACGAAGTTTTCGACCTCCTAGAGGATCTGTCTTCGATTACCTCAACTTCGGCTAAAGTTTTAGCAGAGGCAGTAGACGCAGCTGCAAGCGAATCGAGACACAGCACATCCATAAACGTATCTTTAAGCACTGCGGAAAATACTGGTACAGTGGAAATGGGTGAACGATCTACAGAACCAGTACATATTTTGAGCATTGCCGtccaagagaaagaaaatcacGATGACGTTACGATGGCGAAACTCTTTGGAGATTGGTGCGCCGCGAACAAAGAGGAATTAATCTCACGAGACATACGAAGGATCACTTTCACTGTTTTAAAGAAAAGACAATTCCCAAAATTCTTTACATACCGCCAAAGAGATGGTTTTGTTGaagataaaatttatcgaCATCTCGAGCCTGGTTGTGCTTTCCAATTGGAATTAAACAGAATGAGAACTTACGATCTTGAAGCTCTGCCAACCTCGAATCAAAAAATGCATCTTTACCTTGGCCGGGCAAAGGTTGCCAAAGGACAACAAGTCACAGATTATCGTTTCTTCATTCGTTCCATTATAAGACATTCTGATCTTATCACGAAGGAGGCCAGTTTCGATTATCTTCACAATGAAGGTGAACGTGTACTATTAGAGGCTATGGATGAATTGGAAGTCGCGTTCTCGCATCCGCTTGCTAAACGTACGGAATGCAATCATATCTTCCTAAATTTCGTACCCACAGTTATTATGGATCCAGTGAGAATAGAAGAAAGCGTGACCAGCATGGTACTGAGGTACGGCCCGAGATTATGGAAATTACGAGTACGTCAGGCTGAGATTAAAATGACGATTCGGCCAGCACCAGGGAAACCAACGTCTATTTTACGTTTGTGCATTGCCAATGATAGCGGATATAGCATAGATTTGCATCTTTATATGGAGGCAACCGATCCAAAAACTGGTATCATTCGTTTCGAATCTTATCCTTCTTCGATGGTAAATGGTACCTGGAGACCAGGACCTATGCATGGTCTTCCAATTTCTACGCCATATCTAACCAAAGATTATCTTCAAGCAAAACGATTCCAAGCACAAAGTTCTGGCACAACGTATGTATATGATTTACCAGACATGTTCAGACAACAAACCGAAAAGATGTGGATTAAACATATAGAAGAAAGGCCACAGTGCGATATAACTATTCCAAATCCTGTGATGGATTGTGTGGAATTAGTATTAGAGGGTGACAATTTAGTGGAACAAAAACGACTTCCTGGTGAGAATAATGTTGGTATGGTCGCTTGGAGATTAAGACTTTATACGCCAGAATATCCAGTATCTGGTCGAGACATTATACTGATAGCAAACGATTTGACACATTTGATTGGTTCTTTTGGTCCGAAGGAAGACTTAGTATTCTGCAGAGCGTCTGAAAGAGCTAGGCAGCTTGGAATTCCTCGAATATATTTCTCTGCAAATTCTGGTGCTCGCATTGGTCTAGCAGAGGAAGTGAAAGCGTTGTTCAGAATTGCTTGGGAGGATGAGGATGAACCAGAGAAAGgatttagatatatatatttaacaccAGATGATTACGCGCGTTTAGCACCACTTAATTCAGTGAAAACTTCGTTGATCGAAGATAAGGGAGAATCTCGTTACAAGATTACCGATATTATTGGTAAAGATGACGGTCTTggtgtagaaaatttaaaatacgcTGGTATGATTGCCGGAGAAACGTCGAAAGCCTATGATGAAATCGTTACGATTTCCATTGTATCTTGTAGAGCGATTGGTATCGGTGCTTACCTAGTACGTCTTGGGCAAAGGGTCAtccaaatagaaaattctcaCATCATTTTAACCGGTTATAAAGCATTGAATACTGTGTTAGGCCGTGAAGTATACGCTAGTAATAATCAGTTAGGTGGTATACAAATTATGCATAATAATGGGGTATCACATGCAACAAACGTAAGGGACCTAGAGGGTGTTGCCACTGCTTTAAGATGGTTAAGCTACTGTCCCAAATTTAAGGGTGCACCCCTTCCTATATTATCAGCACCATTTCCTGATCCAGTCGACAGAGAAATCATGTATGTTCCTACAAAAGCAGCATATGATCCAAGATTCATGCTCGAAGGTAGAATACAAAATGGTACAAATTATTGGGAAAGTGGATTCTTCGATCGTGGTTCTTGGcag GAAATCATGAGGCCTTGGGCTCAAACTGTGGTAACTGGACGAGCAAGATTAGGCGGAATACCTTGCGGTGTTATTGCAGTAGAAACAAGAACCGTTGAGTTGCACTTACCTGCTGATCCTGCTAATCTCGATTCAGAAGCTAAAACAATATCTCAAGCAGGACAAGTATGGTTCCCTGATAGTGCATACAAAACTGCTCAAGCTATCAAAGACTTTGGAAAAGAAGAGCTTccactttttatttttgctaaTTGGAGAGGATTTTCTGGTGGAATGAAAG ACATGTACGAGCAAATTATCAAATTCGGTGCTTATATTGTGGATGGCTTACGAGAATATACCAAAccaatatttgtatatatccCACCAAATGGAGAACTAAGAGGCGGTGCTTGGGCTGTCGTTGATCCAACGATAAATCCTCGCTACATGGAAATGTTTGCTGACAATACAAGCAGAGGTGGAGTTTTAGAACCTGGTGGAATAGTAGAAATCAAGTTTAGAACTAAAGACATACTTAAAGCTATGCATAGGGTCGATTCAGTAATACAGAAACTTAAA GAAAATCTAGCCAATGCAAATTCAGCTGAAGAACGAACAGACATTGAAAGCCAAATTCGTAAGAGAGAGCAACTTTTAGAACCTATGTATCGGCAAGTAGCAGTTCACTTCGCGGATCTTCATGATACGCCAGAGAGAATGTTTGAGAAAAATACCATTCATGATATTATTCCATGGCAAAAAGCACGCAAACTGCTTTATTGGCGACTTAGAAGAAGACTTTTGGAGGATGAAATAAAGAAGGAAATTCTATCAACCCAACACACTTTGGACGTTAGACAAGTCGGTGCAATGTTGCGTAGATGGTTTATAGAAGACAAAGGTGCCACAGAATCTTATCTGTGGGATCAAGATGAAGCTGCAACGAATTGGTTGGAGAATCAACGTCAAGATGAAAATAGTGTTGTTTCCCGTAACATCACTTGTGTAAGACAAGACGCAGTCGTTTCTCGAGTCAAAGAAGCCCTTGAAACTTGTCCAGAAGTGAGATTAAATGCAATTTTAGAAATTGCGCACAGATTACAACCAGCAGAACGTGCAGAATTGCAAAGAACTTTATCACAGATAGAAACGACCACACAGGAACACCACAATGATTCAAGTGCTTCGTCCTAA